In Leisingera sp. NJS204, the following are encoded in one genomic region:
- a CDS encoding HlyD family type I secretion periplasmic adaptor subunit has product MTMSLHDPYGNAETPRSASRIIYLVLAALLTFLIWAAFASIDEIVRGEGQVVSSSRAQIVQNLEGGILAELQVRQGDIVTAGQVLAKLQDTKFRAAADELQNQIDALEIKRFRLEAQMKGAFEFAVPEMLAQRSPGILSSERGLLTARQTDFTSRRDSAKQILDQQNAELANMERLYKQKIVALIEVNKARKLSTDARAKYNEIGTQAELEQAEEYSRTLRELTTLRQEQRLAVDQLNRTIITSPMAGIVNSLSVTTIGGVIRPGEEILEIIPLGEELFVEARIKPENIASVQPGQDATIKLSAYDYTIYGSLRGKVDFVSADTFEDERNPRAEPYYRVTVRVDKSGFTERQQTIEIRPGMRATAELQTGAKTVLQYLLKPLYKSREALREP; this is encoded by the coding sequence ATGACCATGTCTCTGCATGACCCCTACGGCAACGCCGAGACGCCGCGCAGCGCCAGCCGCATCATCTACCTGGTGCTTGCCGCCCTGCTCACGTTTCTGATCTGGGCGGCTTTTGCCTCGATTGACGAAATTGTACGCGGCGAGGGCCAAGTGGTTTCTTCGTCCCGCGCCCAGATCGTTCAGAACCTCGAAGGCGGCATCCTGGCTGAACTCCAGGTACGCCAGGGCGACATCGTCACCGCAGGCCAGGTGCTGGCCAAGTTGCAGGACACCAAATTCCGCGCCGCAGCTGATGAGCTGCAAAACCAGATCGATGCGCTGGAGATCAAACGCTTCCGGCTGGAGGCGCAAATGAAAGGCGCCTTTGAATTTGCCGTGCCGGAGATGCTGGCGCAGCGCTCCCCCGGCATCCTGTCCTCTGAACGCGGGCTGCTGACGGCCCGCCAGACCGATTTCACCAGCCGCCGCGACAGCGCCAAACAGATCCTCGACCAGCAGAATGCCGAGCTTGCCAATATGGAGCGGCTCTACAAGCAGAAGATCGTGGCCTTGATCGAAGTGAACAAGGCCCGCAAACTGTCCACCGACGCTCGCGCCAAATACAACGAGATCGGCACCCAGGCAGAGCTGGAACAGGCCGAGGAATACTCCCGGACCTTGCGCGAACTGACCACGCTGCGCCAGGAGCAGCGTTTGGCGGTGGATCAGCTGAACCGCACTATCATCACCTCGCCGATGGCCGGCATTGTCAACAGCCTGTCGGTCACAACCATCGGCGGTGTGATCCGTCCCGGCGAAGAGATCCTGGAAATCATCCCGCTGGGCGAAGAGCTGTTTGTCGAGGCCCGCATCAAGCCTGAGAATATCGCCAGTGTGCAGCCCGGCCAGGACGCCACAATCAAGCTTTCAGCCTATGATTACACCATCTACGGCTCCCTGCGCGGCAAGGTGGATTTCGTTTCCGCCGACACTTTTGAGGACGAGCGCAATCCGCGCGCCGAACCTTATTACCGGGTAACTGTCCGGGTCGACAAATCCGGCTTTACCGAACGCCAGCAAACCATCGAAATCCGCCCGGGAATGCGGGCAACCGCAGAACTGCAGACCGGCGCCAAGACCGTGCTGCAATACCTGCTGAAGCCGCTCTACAAGTCCCGCGAGGCCCTGCGCGAGCCTTGA
- a CDS encoding trypsin-like serine peptidase yields MRLLIAAIAACLSLGMPDGVAADDSRSNVRSMEGWEAVGRLNISNKNMCTGALVAPDLVLTAAHCLFDPRTGARVDPSTIRFEAGLSGRQAVALRQVVKAVMHPQYRYRPGGTHQIGSDLAVLKLDRPISRSQVQPLTMSSGAARGDILGVLSYTRRHATRPNLERSCSVLARQSRTLVMSCLVDFGASGSPVLEMRPGLPPRLVSVISAKAAMGNRRVSIGTALDSTLRDLMRRAG; encoded by the coding sequence ATGAGACTTCTAATTGCTGCGATTGCGGCGTGCCTGTCATTGGGCATGCCCGATGGCGTGGCTGCGGATGATTCGCGGTCCAACGTCAGATCAATGGAAGGGTGGGAGGCCGTGGGACGGCTGAACATCTCCAACAAGAACATGTGCACCGGGGCGCTGGTTGCGCCGGACTTGGTGCTGACAGCGGCGCATTGCCTATTCGATCCCAGGACGGGGGCGCGGGTTGACCCGTCCACGATCCGGTTCGAAGCGGGCCTGTCCGGGCGGCAGGCCGTGGCCCTGCGGCAAGTGGTGAAAGCGGTGATGCACCCGCAGTACCGCTACCGGCCTGGAGGCACCCATCAGATCGGCAGCGATCTGGCGGTGCTGAAACTTGACCGGCCGATCAGCCGCAGCCAGGTTCAGCCTCTGACTATGTCCAGCGGTGCCGCGCGGGGGGATATACTGGGGGTTCTGTCCTATACCCGCAGGCACGCAACCCGGCCCAATCTGGAGCGCTCCTGCAGCGTCCTGGCGCGGCAGAGCCGGACCTTGGTGATGTCCTGCCTGGTGGATTTCGGTGCTTCAGGCTCGCCGGTGCTGGAAATGCGCCCGGGATTGCCGCCGCGGCTGGTTTCGGTCATCTCGGCCAAGGCTGCGATGGGCAACCGCCGGGTGTCGATTGGAACGGCGCTGGATTCGACGCTGCGGGATCTGATGCGGCGGGCGGGCTAA
- a CDS encoding methyl-accepting chemotaxis protein yields MFRSLKLAHKLPMLVIGSALTLTIVLIAFSSSYFRRSVVHDAEIFMQSMIQDREAALQSYLASIEAAILTISSVPSTAKAMKDLGVTWTTREGSGQKEVQNLSMFASAASPYDIHFERSHPAFKKMMERLGFYDIFLISPSGDVIFSVAKEADYTTNLSAGPFKDSGLAQAFQLAAAGEKDTVYFSDIASYEPSAGAPAAFAATRILDSGGRYIGVFALQAAIDGIAGITSSYTGELNTLDVYLAGQDLKARTPSRLEDGHALLEKLPPLPHIQGAFAAASLPAGDEEPTAAGTFYPSIARADGREIAAVSMPVAFRNLQWALVAELDRAEILTPAVTQRRLMILISLSCAALVSLAGWLLARSVTKPIDRICADMEAVSSGNLDTDVEAAHRSDEIGKIGKTLVSMQSDLRQARSAEEHRNKLQLDQQMVVESLSAGLVRLSAGDFSHPITETFPKDHEQLRHDYNLTLETLNETVQRVVEAAASIRSGAAEISQASDDLSHRTESQAATLEQTAAALDELTASVKSAADGARSVESTMDEARSEAETSDSVVQNAVSAMTEIEQSSNHISQIISVIDDIAFQTNLLALNAGVEAARAGEAGKGFAVVASEVRALAQRSSDAAMEIKTLIGDSSQQVKRGVDLVGKAGEALQSIVTRVAHITELVSGIAEGAAEQSTGLHEINTGVTQLDQVTQQNAAMVEQATAAGHMLNSDAGKLAELVAHFTINSQSRAAQGIQLPVRNSISADNSAADMAATDPPAPSAATGTDGLAKWENF; encoded by the coding sequence ATGTTCCGTTCCTTGAAACTGGCTCACAAGCTGCCAATGCTTGTCATCGGCTCTGCACTTACCCTGACAATTGTCCTGATTGCTTTCAGCAGCAGCTACTTCCGGCGCAGTGTTGTTCACGATGCCGAAATTTTCATGCAATCGATGATTCAGGACCGCGAGGCGGCGCTCCAATCCTATCTCGCCTCTATCGAGGCCGCGATCCTGACAATTTCTTCAGTCCCATCGACCGCCAAGGCAATGAAAGACCTAGGCGTGACCTGGACCACCCGTGAAGGATCCGGTCAAAAAGAGGTTCAGAACCTTTCGATGTTTGCCTCCGCCGCGTCGCCTTATGACATTCACTTCGAACGCAGCCACCCAGCCTTCAAAAAGATGATGGAGCGGCTTGGATTTTACGACATATTCCTGATCAGCCCGTCGGGCGACGTTATCTTTTCTGTCGCCAAGGAGGCCGATTACACGACGAACTTGTCTGCCGGCCCCTTCAAGGATTCTGGTCTTGCCCAGGCTTTCCAGCTGGCTGCCGCTGGGGAGAAGGACACGGTCTATTTTTCCGACATCGCATCTTATGAGCCCAGTGCTGGTGCTCCTGCGGCATTTGCTGCCACCCGTATCTTGGACAGCGGCGGGCGCTACATCGGCGTCTTTGCGCTGCAGGCCGCAATTGACGGCATCGCTGGAATCACCTCCAGCTATACCGGGGAGCTGAACACGCTGGACGTCTACCTTGCCGGGCAAGACCTCAAGGCCCGGACTCCTTCCCGGCTTGAAGACGGGCATGCTCTGCTGGAGAAATTGCCGCCTCTGCCCCATATACAAGGTGCCTTTGCCGCAGCGTCCCTGCCGGCCGGAGACGAAGAACCCACAGCTGCCGGAACATTTTACCCTTCAATTGCCCGGGCCGATGGCCGGGAAATTGCCGCAGTTTCAATGCCGGTGGCCTTTCGCAACCTCCAGTGGGCGCTGGTCGCGGAGCTTGACCGGGCCGAAATTCTGACCCCGGCAGTAACGCAACGGCGGTTGATGATCCTGATATCCCTCAGCTGTGCAGCCTTGGTTTCATTGGCGGGCTGGCTGTTGGCGCGTTCAGTCACCAAGCCGATCGACCGTATTTGCGCCGATATGGAAGCGGTTTCGTCAGGAAACCTGGACACCGATGTCGAAGCGGCCCACCGGTCCGATGAAATCGGCAAAATCGGCAAGACGCTTGTTTCGATGCAATCAGACCTTAGACAGGCCCGCAGCGCCGAGGAGCATCGCAACAAGCTGCAGCTGGATCAGCAAATGGTGGTCGAAAGCCTCAGCGCCGGACTGGTCAGACTATCGGCCGGGGATTTTTCCCACCCGATAACTGAAACGTTTCCCAAAGATCACGAGCAACTGCGCCATGACTATAATCTGACGCTCGAAACCCTGAACGAGACTGTGCAGAGGGTTGTCGAAGCTGCCGCCAGTATCCGCAGCGGCGCTGCCGAGATCAGTCAAGCGTCTGACGACCTGTCGCACCGTACCGAAAGCCAGGCCGCAACGCTGGAACAGACAGCCGCGGCGCTGGATGAGCTGACTGCGTCGGTAAAATCCGCCGCCGACGGCGCCCGCAGCGTCGAGTCCACCATGGACGAAGCGCGTTCGGAAGCTGAGACCAGCGACTCCGTTGTTCAGAACGCCGTTTCCGCCATGACCGAGATCGAGCAGAGTTCGAACCACATTTCCCAGATCATTTCCGTCATCGACGACATCGCCTTCCAGACCAACTTGCTGGCCTTGAATGCAGGCGTCGAGGCCGCGCGGGCAGGCGAAGCCGGCAAGGGGTTTGCCGTGGTCGCCTCTGAAGTGCGCGCGCTGGCGCAGCGGTCTTCGGACGCGGCAATGGAGATCAAAACGCTGATCGGCGACAGTTCCCAACAGGTGAAGCGCGGGGTCGATCTGGTCGGCAAGGCCGGCGAGGCGCTGCAGAGCATTGTCACGCGGGTTGCTCATATCACAGAGCTTGTATCCGGCATTGCCGAAGGGGCTGCGGAGCAGTCGACAGGACTGCATGAGATCAACACTGGTGTTACTCAGCTGGATCAGGTGACCCAGCAAAACGCGGCAATGGTGGAACAGGCAACCGCCGCAGGTCACATGCTGAACAGCGATGCGGGCAAACTGGCAGAACTTGTGGCGCATTTCACGATCAATAGCCAATCCCGGGCTGCACAGGGCATTCAGCTGCCTGTCCGGAACAGCATCTCCGCTGACAACTCTGCGGCGGATATGGCTGCCACAGACCCGCCAGCCCCGTCTGCAGCAACAGGAACAGACGGTCTAGCCAAGTGGGAGAATTTCTAA
- a CDS encoding response regulator has translation MDDDEIDRLRLSKLCRKAGMKAEFFEAANLEEMRQQLEIEQFDLVFLDHNLGMDTGLDALKILLTHEEQVQAVPIMLTSMTNYQIAVEAMRRGCADYIVKEELSADTLIKSIASAIERRALYGQLSSARASEKELRRIFKRFIVGCGPDLRLLLSRTLAGVRMIKTQARQDDTVPSAILSDVSLLERSCKDLVVFMDDLDSVISDTREITAKANPSLLQ, from the coding sequence GTGGATGATGATGAAATCGACAGGCTACGCTTGAGCAAACTATGCCGCAAAGCCGGGATGAAAGCTGAATTCTTTGAGGCTGCCAATCTGGAAGAAATGCGCCAGCAGCTGGAGATAGAGCAATTTGACCTGGTGTTTCTGGATCATAACCTTGGCATGGACACCGGGCTTGACGCACTCAAAATTCTGCTGACACATGAAGAGCAAGTCCAGGCTGTGCCGATCATGCTGACGAGCATGACCAACTATCAAATTGCCGTTGAAGCCATGCGGCGCGGCTGCGCCGACTACATAGTCAAGGAAGAGCTGTCCGCCGACACGCTGATCAAATCCATCGCCTCCGCGATTGAACGGCGGGCGCTCTATGGCCAGCTCAGCAGCGCGCGCGCATCTGAAAAAGAGCTCCGGCGGATATTCAAGCGCTTCATTGTCGGCTGCGGCCCAGACCTTCGGCTGCTGCTGAGCCGCACGCTTGCCGGTGTCCGAATGATCAAGACACAAGCCCGGCAGGATGACACCGTGCCTTCCGCCATTTTATCCGACGTCTCACTTCTTGAGCGAAGCTGCAAGGATCTGGTTGTGTTCATGGATGACCTGGACAGCGTCATTTCAGACACCCGGGAAATCACTGCGAAGGCGAATCCCAGCCTGCTCCAATAG